The Eptesicus fuscus isolate TK198812 chromosome 17, DD_ASM_mEF_20220401, whole genome shotgun sequence genome has a window encoding:
- the PRLHR gene encoding prolactin-releasing peptide receptor encodes MASLPTQDPVAPDLPSGLPPAASAPGNQSAEASVGNGSAAGAGAQAATPFQSLQLVHQLKGLIVLLYSLVVVVGLAGNCLLVLVIARVRRLHNVTNFLIGNLALSDVLMCTACVPLTLAYAFEPRGWVFGGGLCHLVFFLQPVTVYVSVFTLTTIAVDRYVVLVHPLRRRISLRFSAYAVLAIWALSAVLAVPAALHTYHVELKPHRVRLCEEFWGSQERQRQLYAWGLLLVTYLLPLLVILLSYVRVSVKLRNRVVPGCVTQSQADWDRARRRRTFCLLVVVVVVFAICWLPLHVFNLLRDLDPRAIDPDAFGLVQLLCHWLAMSSVCYNPFIYAWLHDSFREELRKLLLAWPRKIAPQGQSMTVSVVI; translated from the coding sequence ATGGCCTCACTGCCCACGCAGGACCCCGTGGCTCCTGACTTACCTTCTGGACTTCCCCCAGCGGCCTCAGCTCCGGGCAACCAGAGCGCAGAGGCCTCGGTGGGCAATGGGTCAGCAGCCGGCGCCGGCGCTCAGGCCGCCACGCCGTTCCAGAGCCTGCAGCTGGTGCACCAGCTGAAGGGGCTGATCGTGCTGCTCTACAGCCTCGTGGTCGTCGTGGGGCTGGCGGGCAACTGCTTGCTGGTGCTGGTGATCGCGCGGGTGCGCCGGCTGCACAACGTGACCAACTTCCTCATCGGCAACCTGGCCCTGTCCGACGTGCTCATGTGCACCGCCTGCGTGCCGCTCACGCTGGCCTACGCCTTCGAGCCGCGCGGCTGGGTGTTCGGCGGCGGCCTGTGCCACCTGGTCTTCTTCCTGCAGCCCGTCACCGTCTACGTGTCCGTGTTCACGCTCACCACCATCGCGGTGGACCGCTACGTCGTGCTGGTGCACCCGCTGCGCCGGCGCATCTCGCTGCGCTTCAGCGCCTACGCGGTGCTGGCCATCTGGGCGCTGTCCGCGGTGCTGGCGGTGCCCGCGGCCTTGCACACCTACCACGTCGAGCTCAAGCCGCACCGCGTGCGCCTCTGCGAGGAGTTCTGGGGGTCCCAGGAGCGCCAGCGCCAGCTCTACGCTTGGGGACTGCTGCTCGTCACCTACCTgcttcccctgctggtcatccTCCTGTCCTACGTCCGAGTGTCGGTGAAGCTCCGGAACCGCGTGGTGCCGGGCTGCGTGACCCAGAGCCAGGCCGACTGGGACCGCGCGCGGCGCCGCCGCAccttctgcctcctggtggtggtggtggtggtgttcgCCATCTGCTGGCTGCCGCTGCACGTCTTCAACCTGCTGCGGGACCTCGACCCGCGCGCCATCGACCCGGACGCCTTCGGGTTGGTGCAGCTGCTCTGCCACTGGCTCGCCATGAGCTCGGTCTGCTACAACCCCTTCATCTACGCGTGGCTGCACGACAGCTTCCGCGAGGAGCTGCGCAAGCTGCTGCTCGCCTGGCCGCGCAAGATCGCGCCGCAAGGCCAGAGCATGACAGTCAGCGTGGTCATCTGA